DNA sequence from the Geoalkalibacter ferrihydriticus DSM 17813 genome:
CGCGCACCAAACCGAGATTCACGCCGTGCAGTCCGTCCTGCGTCACTCTGACCGGATTGCGCCCATAGAAACAAAACCAGCCGTTGCCGCGGGCGACCAGATAGTATTCCCCCGCGGCGGGCAGGTTGAGGGTAAACAGGCCGTCCTCCCCGGTGGGGGCGGAAAGATGGGACGGCTCACCGTCCAGGGACAGGCTGTCAATGGGCCAGGCGCCCACGCGGATGCCGGCCTCCCCCTGGCGATCCGGACCGGCCGCCTTGCCGGACACGGCGACCGTGGCCGCGGCCTGGCCAAACCACAGAAATACTGAGAGGACCATCGAAAAAACGAAAAAAAAGAATCGCATGAAAAAAAACTCCGTCCGCAAAAGGCAGAAAATCGTCAAGCGACCCGGCGCAAGCGACAGAACTCCATCAGGACAAAACCTGGTAGATCAGGCCCAGCAGAATCGACCCGACGAGCCCCAGGGCCAGGAAAACCGCGACCACCCGCCCCCGGAACATGCCCCACAGGGCGGCAATGGCAGGCAGGCTGGTGACCGGCCCCGCCATGAGCAGGGTGAAGGCCGCGCCCTGATCGATGCCCCGGTCGAGCAGCCCGGCAAGAATGGGGATGAGGGGAATCTGGTTGGTCGGCAGGGGCAGACCGATGAGTGCCGCGTTCACCAGCGAGAGAAAGTTCGGCTGGCCGACCAGAACCAGGATCCAGGAGATGGGCACCAGCGCGACAATCAAGGCCTTGAGAAGGATGGCCAACAGCAGGTACTTGCCGGTGAACAGAGCGGCGTCCAGCGTCCGATCGACAATGAAACGCAGTCGACTGCGGCGGGGCGTGATACTCATGCTTTTCACCGCGATGCCGTGGGCCCGGCCGATTTCGGCGGCCGTGGCCAGAGTGCCATCCTCGCGATACATGGGTTTGAGCTTGAGCAGGTCACCGGCCAGGTAGCCTTGGCGCACCAGGGCCAGAGTAACGAGCCCGGCACTGATGCCGAGGACGCCTGAACCAACGACCTTGAGTACCGCCCACTCCATACCCAGACCCCGATAGGTCAGCAGCAGCGCATCGGGTCCCATGGTCGGCGAGGTCGCCAGCAACGCCAGCAAGGGCGGCAAAGGCGTGCCCATCATCGCCAGAGAAATGGCGATGGGCAGAATACCGCAGGCGCACAGGGGTGAAACCATGCCGACGATCACCGCCAGCAAAATACCCCAGATGCCGGCGCGATTAAGCAGGGTGCGGATCTTGAGGTCGAGCTTGTACCCCTTGATGACCCCGACCAGCACGCAGGCCAGCAGAAAAAACCACCAC
Encoded proteins:
- a CDS encoding permease produces the protein MPESVLQQMWLVIYDEITRMWWFFLLACVLVGVIKGYKLDLKIRTLLNRAGIWGILLAVIVGMVSPLCACGILPIAISLAMMGTPLPPLLALLATSPTMGPDALLLTYRGLGMEWAVLKVVGSGVLGISAGLVTLALVRQGYLAGDLLKLKPMYREDGTLATAAEIGRAHGIAVKSMSITPRRSRLRFIVDRTLDAALFTGKYLLLAILLKALIVALVPISWILVLVGQPNFLSLVNAALIGLPLPTNQIPLIPILAGLLDRGIDQGAAFTLLMAGPVTSLPAIAALWGMFRGRVVAVFLALGLVGSILLGLIYQVLS